In one Agathobacter rectalis ATCC 33656 genomic region, the following are encoded:
- a CDS encoding HipA domain-containing protein: MNRLNKLEVFYHERLVGTIALYQNRLAAFEYDSNWLANGFSISPFPLPLEKKVFIPKIDPFEGLLETSHRIPNLDYDILMQLTLQLTKSMEECEKLYRLMCFNVYAHNRDDHSKNFTYLYDEDECSWKLSPAYDLTYSNSIGGEHATTVNGNGVNPELDDILAVAKKIGLNMTMARKTALNIRDCVSEMLGEYL; encoded by the coding sequence ATGAACAGACTAAATAAGCTGGAAGTCTTTTATCATGAAAGACTCGTCGGAACGATTGCTTTGTACCAAAATCGTCTGGCTGCGTTTGAGTATGACAGTAACTGGCTGGCAAATGGATTTTCCATAAGCCCTTTTCCACTGCCTTTGGAGAAAAAAGTTTTTATACCAAAGATAGATCCGTTTGAGGGACTTTTAGAAACATCTCACAGAATACCAAATCTCGATTATGATATTCTGATGCAGCTTACACTCCAGCTTACCAAATCTATGGAAGAGTGTGAAAAATTGTATAGACTTATGTGCTTTAATGTGTATGCGCATAACAGGGATGACCATTCGAAGAATTTTACTTATCTGTATGATGAAGATGAATGTAGCTGGAAATTGTCACCGGCGTATGACCTCACCTACAGTAATTCAATCGGTGGAGAGCATGCTACCACGGTAAATGGAAATGGTGTAAATCCGGAACTGGATGATATTCTCGCGGTTGCCAAAAAAATTGGATTAAATATGACAATGGCAAGGAAAACCGCACTGAATATAAGAGATTGTGTTAGTGAAATGCTTGGGGAGTATCTATAG
- a CDS encoding TIGR04100 family radical SAM protein: MADIIYTYKNEVYANITNKCDCACTFCIRSQKDAIGDATTLWHKVDPTYDEIIAAIDAFDFTGYEEFVFCGYGEPTCALDILEKTAKYVKEKYKLPIRVNTNGLGNLYHGRDIVPELAEYIDSVSISLNAANAEEYNKVTRPTFDNAYEAMLDFAEECNRMIKHTQLSIVDVLPEEDIKTCQQIADERGIHLKIRHFSN, translated from the coding sequence ATGGCTGATATAATCTATACATACAAAAACGAGGTTTATGCAAATATCACAAATAAATGTGACTGCGCTTGTACATTCTGTATACGCTCTCAGAAGGACGCTATAGGCGATGCGACAACGCTCTGGCACAAAGTTGATCCGACATACGACGAAATAATCGCCGCAATTGATGCTTTTGATTTTACAGGATATGAGGAATTCGTCTTCTGCGGCTACGGTGAACCAACCTGCGCGCTGGATATCCTTGAGAAAACAGCTAAATATGTGAAGGAAAAGTATAAGCTTCCTATCCGCGTAAACACTAACGGACTAGGAAATCTCTATCACGGAAGAGATATCGTGCCGGAGCTTGCTGAGTATATTGATTCGGTTTCCATCAGCTTGAATGCTGCAAATGCCGAGGAATACAATAAGGTCACAAGACCAACCTTTGACAATGCTTATGAGGCTATGCTGGATTTTGCTGAGGAATGCAACCGCATGATCAAGCATACACAGCTTTCTATCGTGGATGTGCTCCCTGAGGAGGATATAAAAACCTGTCAGCAGATTGCTGATGAGAGGGGTATTCATCTGAAGATACGTCATTTTTCGAATTAA
- a CDS encoding TIGR04002 family protein: MNSQVKKLTFTALMAAMITIFTAYICHIPVGQNGGYIHFGDSLIYIAACLLPWPYAMTAAAIGGGMADLLTAPIWAPATIIIKALISIPFTNKSDKIVTVRNVVSTIIAFAISATGYAIAEAFITYGFTKQAFTGLIAIIPVSVPGSCIQSGGSAIIFVILGLVLDKIGFKRRFFTLEETK; the protein is encoded by the coding sequence ATGAACTCACAGGTTAAAAAACTCACATTTACTGCCCTCATGGCAGCCATGATTACTATTTTTACAGCATATATATGCCACATTCCGGTTGGACAGAATGGCGGATATATTCATTTTGGCGATAGCCTTATCTATATCGCAGCGTGCCTCCTTCCATGGCCGTATGCAATGACAGCCGCAGCTATCGGCGGTGGCATGGCAGATTTGCTGACCGCACCTATCTGGGCGCCTGCAACAATCATCATAAAGGCACTCATATCCATCCCGTTTACCAACAAATCAGATAAAATTGTGACCGTGAGAAATGTAGTATCGACAATCATAGCTTTCGCAATTTCCGCAACCGGCTATGCCATTGCAGAGGCATTTATCACATATGGTTTCACAAAGCAGGCCTTCACCGGTCTCATCGCAATAATTCCGGTTTCTGTTCCGGGAAGCTGTATACAAAGCGGCGGAAGTGCTATAATATTTGTTATTCTTGGACTGGTGCTCGATAAAATCGGATTCAAGAGAAGATTTTTCACATTGGAGGAGACTAAATAA
- a CDS encoding pyridoxamine kinase, whose translation MKKAAVFNDLSGFGKCSLTAAIPVLSAQGVQCCPMASAVLTNQTGYEYHKCTDLTAMIKDYIDNWQKNNAHFDGIYSGFMTGSKQIELFMDFLDVFYEKNTMLLVDPVMGDDGRTYGIYSAALLDGMKALSRKADVITPNLTEACLLADYDIEKVYSDTRKDVLLPIAAEISEKLRCLSGKNQDVIITGIKCRDDKSPFIYNLVTTANGTTTHRSHFFDVSFSGTGDLFASVICGSRLNGFSTEEAAERAGKFLYDSIADTMNDDTAPNDGVNFEKFLRELM comes from the coding sequence ATGAAGAAAGCAGCCGTTTTTAACGATTTGTCCGGCTTTGGAAAATGCTCTCTGACCGCCGCAATTCCAGTACTGTCCGCGCAGGGCGTACAGTGCTGTCCCATGGCATCAGCAGTGCTGACAAACCAGACAGGATATGAATATCATAAATGCACAGACCTGACAGCCATGATTAAGGACTACATCGACAACTGGCAGAAAAATAATGCCCATTTTGACGGCATTTACAGCGGTTTCATGACAGGCTCAAAGCAGATTGAGCTTTTTATGGATTTTTTGGATGTATTTTATGAGAAAAACACGATGCTGCTCGTGGACCCTGTGATGGGCGATGACGGCAGAACCTACGGCATATACTCTGCCGCTCTTTTGGATGGCATGAAGGCTCTTTCCAGGAAGGCCGATGTCATCACACCAAATCTGACCGAGGCATGCCTTTTGGCAGACTATGATATTGAAAAGGTATACAGCGACACGAGAAAGGATGTGCTCCTGCCGATTGCAGCAGAGATAAGTGAGAAGCTGCGATGTCTGTCCGGCAAAAATCAGGATGTAATCATCACCGGTATCAAATGCAGGGATGATAAGTCGCCCTTTATCTACAATCTCGTGACTACCGCAAACGGTACTACAACCCACAGATCACACTTTTTCGACGTGAGCTTTTCCGGCACCGGCGATCTGTTTGCATCTGTTATATGCGGAAGCAGGCTGAACGGATTTTCCACAGAGGAGGCCGCTGAGCGCGCCGGAAAATTCCTGTATGACAGCATCGCAGATACCATGAATGATGACACCGCACCGAATGACGGAGTGAATTTCGAGAAGTTTTTGCGGGAGCTGATGTGA
- a CDS encoding CarD family transcriptional regulator, translating to MFQKKQIIYSETLGVCVVDNIVSLAASKREKAVPYYVLKPVFEDKVSYIPVEHHRVVLRDMFTREEALKLKETEQYKNDKHLRQAVDYVLDKVAIK from the coding sequence ATGTTTCAAAAGAAACAGATTATATATAGTGAAACCCTTGGCGTATGCGTGGTTGACAACATAGTATCGCTTGCGGCATCTAAGAGAGAAAAGGCGGTGCCGTACTATGTGCTTAAGCCTGTGTTTGAGGACAAGGTGTCATATATACCGGTAGAGCATCACCGGGTGGTACTGCGTGATATGTTCACCAGAGAAGAAGCTCTAAAGCTTAAGGAAACTGAGCAGTATAAGAATGATAAGCACCTTAGGCAGGCAGTTGACTATGTACTGGACAAGGTGGCTATAAAATAA
- a CDS encoding YesL family protein: MGIFNIDNKFFRALNKLVDMVILSFCWIISCIPVFTIGAASTALYDTSRRVIHHDEGYVWRGYWHAFKVNFKQATKAWLVQLIILIVLLGDIYITWSGLKTGNQWGTFSIVFIIMALIAAAWAIYTSAYISRFEQVTKITLKNTILILIANLPWTLLVIVILVVSLILAWIIIPLIFILPVGAALTYEFIFERIFRKLMNEEDRLREEEKDKEYRD; this comes from the coding sequence ATGGGCATTTTCAACATAGACAACAAATTTTTCAGAGCATTAAACAAACTGGTAGATATGGTTATTTTGAGCTTTTGCTGGATCATATCATGCATACCTGTTTTTACAATAGGAGCGGCATCCACAGCACTTTACGATACATCGCGCCGTGTCATCCATCACGATGAGGGCTATGTGTGGAGAGGCTACTGGCATGCGTTTAAGGTAAATTTCAAGCAGGCCACCAAGGCATGGCTGGTACAGCTTATAATACTTATCGTGCTTTTGGGAGATATTTATATTACGTGGTCAGGTCTTAAGACAGGCAATCAGTGGGGAACCTTCTCCATCGTGTTCATCATAATGGCACTTATTGCCGCAGCCTGGGCCATATACACATCAGCGTATATTTCACGATTTGAGCAGGTCACAAAGATAACCCTTAAGAATACAATACTCATTCTTATCGCCAACCTGCCGTGGACATTATTGGTCATAGTGATACTTGTGGTATCACTTATACTTGCATGGATTATTATTCCACTCATTTTCATACTTCCTGTCGGCGCAGCACTCACCTATGAGTTTATTTTTGAGCGTATTTTCAGAAAGCTCATGAATGAGGAGGATAGGCTCCGCGAGGAGGAGAAGGATAAGGAGTACAGGGATTAG
- a CDS encoding 6-phosphofructokinase, which produces MKKIGMLTSGGDCQALNAAMRGVVKALAHNIDELEIYGFENGYKGLIYENYRILTSKDFSGILTKGGTILGSSRQPFKLMRVPDENGLDKVAAMKNTYKKLGLDCLVILGGNGTQKTANLLREEGLNIIHLPKTIDNDIYGTDVTFGFQSAINIATDAIDCIHTTAASHNRVFIVEVMGHKVGWLTLYAGVAGGADIILLPEIPYDIDKVVDAIHKRTKEGKGFTILAVAEGAISKEDAALSKKEYRKKLAKSKYPSVSYEVADRISERLGLEVRVAVPGHTQRGGSPCPYDRVLCTRLGSAAAKAIMDEDYGCMIAMVNGQTKRVPLADVAGKLKTVDPKSQMIKEAKRTGICFGD; this is translated from the coding sequence ATGAAGAAAATTGGAATGCTTACCAGCGGAGGAGACTGCCAGGCACTTAACGCAGCCATGAGAGGTGTGGTAAAGGCGCTGGCACACAATATCGACGAGCTTGAGATTTACGGCTTTGAGAACGGGTACAAGGGACTCATATATGAGAACTACAGAATACTCACATCAAAGGATTTTTCGGGCATCCTGACAAAGGGCGGCACAATACTCGGCTCATCAAGACAGCCTTTTAAGCTTATGAGAGTGCCGGATGAGAACGGACTGGACAAGGTTGCAGCCATGAAAAACACATACAAGAAGCTTGGTCTTGACTGTCTCGTTATTCTGGGCGGAAACGGCACACAAAAGACAGCCAATCTTCTCAGGGAAGAGGGACTTAATATCATTCATCTGCCAAAGACAATCGACAATGATATCTACGGCACAGATGTGACCTTTGGCTTCCAGAGCGCGATCAATATAGCTACAGATGCAATCGACTGCATCCACACCACAGCAGCATCCCACAACCGTGTATTTATCGTTGAGGTTATGGGCCACAAGGTAGGCTGGCTCACACTGTACGCAGGTGTTGCGGGCGGTGCAGACATCATTCTGCTTCCTGAGATACCATACGATATTGACAAGGTCGTAGATGCCATCCACAAGAGAACAAAGGAGGGCAAGGGCTTTACCATTCTTGCAGTAGCAGAGGGAGCCATCTCCAAGGAGGATGCAGCCCTTTCCAAAAAGGAATACAGGAAGAAGCTTGCAAAGAGCAAATACCCGTCAGTATCATACGAGGTTGCAGACCGCATCAGCGAAAGACTCGGTCTTGAGGTCAGAGTGGCAGTTCCGGGACATACACAGCGAGGCGGCAGCCCATGTCCTTACGACAGAGTGCTTTGTACACGTCTTGGCTCAGCAGCAGCAAAGGCCATCATGGATGAGGATTACGGCTGCATGATAGCCATGGTAAACGGACAGACAAAGAGGGTTCCGCTTGCCGACGTAGCAGGAAAGCTTAAGACTGTAGATCCAAAGAGCCAGATGATCAAGGAAGCAAAGCGCACCGGCATCTGCTTCGGAGATTAA
- the dnaX gene encoding DNA polymerase III subunit gamma/tau yields MSYQALYRKFRPQEFEDVKGQEHIVTTLKNQIKADRIGHAYLFCGTRGTGKTTVAKIFAKAVNCEHPVDGSPCGECPSCRAITEGSSMNVIEIDAASNNGVDNIRQIREEVTYRPTEGRYKVYIIDEVHMLSAGAFNALLKTLEEPPSYVIFILATTEAHKIPITILSRCQRYDFHRISIDTIASRLSDLMEQEHVEVEERAIRYVAKAGDGSMRDALSLLDQCIAFHLGEKLTYENVLEVLGAVDTEVFSRLLRRILDEDVTGAIRILGELIDEGRELSQLVNDFTWYMRNLLLLQSSDDMEEVLDISKDNLEALKEEAALVKPETLIRYIRVFSELSSQVKFASQKRIMVEIAIIKLCRPQMEKSYDSVLDRINSIEKKLEKGIPIAAQAAQTQDMQQAAASEPIVKKELPKAIPQDISELMKHWKSILSEMGATSKVYLNKAVTSLGNSSDLILMFDDENAYEYLSENRAGCMDTLASLIEKRIGKKVEVTVKKNNSAVSAKEAVVDLTDMINFDIEEEN; encoded by the coding sequence GTGTCTTATCAGGCCCTATACCGTAAGTTCCGTCCACAGGAGTTCGAGGACGTAAAGGGACAGGAACACATTGTAACAACACTGAAAAACCAGATAAAAGCTGACAGAATAGGGCATGCCTATTTATTTTGCGGTACGAGAGGTACGGGAAAGACCACTGTGGCCAAGATATTTGCAAAGGCAGTCAACTGTGAGCACCCTGTAGACGGAAGCCCGTGCGGCGAATGTCCGTCGTGCAGGGCAATCACTGAGGGCTCATCCATGAATGTCATAGAGATAGATGCAGCGTCAAACAACGGCGTGGACAATATCAGACAGATTCGTGAGGAGGTCACATACCGCCCGACAGAGGGCAGGTACAAGGTCTATATCATCGACGAGGTTCACATGCTTTCGGCAGGAGCCTTCAATGCACTTTTAAAAACACTCGAGGAGCCGCCGAGCTACGTTATATTTATACTGGCGACCACCGAGGCACACAAGATACCGATTACTATCCTGTCCAGATGCCAGCGCTATGATTTTCACAGGATTTCCATAGATACGATTGCATCTAGACTCAGCGATTTGATGGAACAGGAGCATGTGGAGGTTGAGGAGCGCGCCATAAGGTACGTGGCCAAGGCAGGAGACGGCTCCATGAGAGATGCGTTAAGTCTCCTTGACCAGTGCATTGCTTTCCATCTGGGAGAGAAGCTCACCTATGAAAATGTGCTCGAGGTGCTTGGAGCGGTGGACACAGAGGTGTTTTCAAGGCTCTTAAGGCGCATACTCGACGAGGATGTGACAGGCGCCATCCGCATACTGGGCGAGCTCATAGATGAGGGCAGGGAGCTGTCGCAGCTTGTCAATGATTTCACCTGGTATATGAGGAATCTTTTGCTTTTGCAGAGCTCAGACGATATGGAGGAGGTGCTCGACATCTCCAAGGACAATCTTGAGGCACTTAAGGAAGAGGCAGCGCTTGTAAAGCCTGAGACACTCATCAGGTATATCAGGGTATTTTCCGAGTTGTCCAGCCAGGTAAAGTTTGCATCGCAAAAGCGTATTATGGTCGAGATAGCCATAATAAAGCTGTGCAGGCCGCAGATGGAAAAGAGCTATGATTCGGTGCTTGACCGCATAAACAGCATAGAGAAAAAGCTTGAAAAGGGTATACCTATAGCGGCACAGGCTGCGCAGACACAGGATATGCAGCAGGCCGCAGCAAGCGAGCCTATAGTGAAAAAGGAGCTTCCCAAAGCAATACCACAGGATATCTCAGAGCTCATGAAGCACTGGAAATCCATACTTTCGGAGATGGGAGCAACATCAAAGGTTTATCTGAACAAGGCTGTGACATCGCTGGGCAATTCATCTGACCTGATTTTAATGTTTGATGATGAGAATGCGTATGAGTATCTCTCTGAAAACCGTGCAGGCTGTATGGATACGCTGGCTTCGCTTATAGAAAAGCGTATAGGCAAAAAAGTCGAGGTGACGGTCAAGAAAAATAATTCCGCAGTCAGCGCAAAGGAAGCGGTTGTGGACTTGACAGATATGATAAATTTTGATATAGAGGAAGAAAACTAA
- a CDS encoding YbaB/EbfC family nucleoid-associated protein, whose protein sequence is MARRGGFPGGMPGNMNNLMKQAQKMQRQMEEAQKQLEDAEVTAKAGGGAVEVTVSGKKEITKVKLSEEVVDPDDIEMLEDLIMAATNEALRQIDEQSQASMSKITGGLGGGLF, encoded by the coding sequence ATGGCAAGAAGAGGTGGATTCCCTGGAGGAATGCCGGGAAACATGAACAATCTTATGAAACAGGCGCAGAAGATGCAGCGTCAGATGGAGGAGGCTCAGAAGCAGCTTGAGGATGCTGAGGTTACAGCAAAGGCAGGCGGCGGAGCAGTCGAAGTCACTGTTTCTGGAAAAAAGGAAATCACAAAGGTCAAATTATCTGAGGAGGTAGTGGATCCTGACGATATCGAGATGCTCGAGGATCTCATCATGGCAGCAACCAATGAGGCGCTTCGCCAGATTGATGAGCAGTCACAGGCATCTATGTCCAAAATTACCGGTGGCCTGGGTGGCGGTCTGTTTTAA
- the recR gene encoding recombination mediator RecR has product MDFYSSEISKLIEELSQLPGIGAKTAQRLAFHIINMPKEQAKSLSDAIIDAKEHVRYCKCCYTLTDDELCPICKDAARDHKTIMVVENTRDLVAYEKTGKYEGVYHVLGGAISPMLGIGPADIRLKELMVRLEKDVDEVIIATNSSLEGETTAMYISKLIKPTGIKVTRIASGVPVGGDLEYIDEVTLLRALQGRTEI; this is encoded by the coding sequence ATGGATTTTTACAGCAGTGAGATATCAAAATTAATAGAGGAGCTGTCACAGCTTCCGGGAATCGGAGCCAAGACAGCGCAGAGACTGGCATTTCATATCATAAATATGCCAAAGGAGCAGGCAAAATCGCTCTCTGACGCCATAATCGATGCGAAGGAGCATGTCAGATACTGCAAATGCTGCTATACACTCACAGATGACGAGCTATGCCCCATCTGCAAGGATGCGGCAAGAGACCACAAGACCATCATGGTTGTTGAGAATACGAGGGATCTTGTGGCATACGAAAAGACCGGTAAATATGAGGGAGTGTATCATGTGCTTGGTGGCGCAATTTCACCCATGCTTGGCATAGGCCCTGCAGATATCCGTCTGAAGGAGCTTATGGTTCGCCTTGAAAAAGACGTAGACGAGGTCATTATAGCGACCAATTCAAGCCTGGAGGGCGAGACTACGGCCATGTATATCAGCAAGCTCATCAAGCCTACCGGCATCAAAGTGACACGAATCGCAAGCGGAGTTCCCGTAGGAGGCGATTTGGAATATATTGACGAGGTGACCCTGCTTAGGGCGCTTCAGGGAAGAACAGAGATATAA
- a CDS encoding transketolase has protein sequence MNNLELEKMANEIRKDIVTAVHSAKSGHPGGSLSSADIFTYLYFEEMNVDPANPKWEDRDRFVLSKGHVAPGLYSTLAEKGYFPKEDLKTLRHTGSYLQGHPDMKHIPGIDMSSGSLGQGVSVAVGMAAAGKYDKKDYRVYTLTGDGEIQEGQIWEAAMWAGHRKLDNLVVIVDNNNLQIDGSVEDVCSPYPIDKKFEAFNFHVINIDGNDFDQIRAAFKEARETKGMPTAIIAKTVKGKGVSFMENAAGWHGKAPNDEEYEIAMADLEKAGEALCQK, from the coding sequence ATGAACAATCTTGAACTTGAGAAGATGGCGAATGAAATTCGCAAGGACATTGTGACAGCAGTTCACAGTGCCAAATCCGGACATCCGGGTGGATCACTTTCATCAGCAGATATTTTTACATATCTGTATTTTGAGGAGATGAATGTAGACCCTGCCAATCCTAAATGGGAGGACAGGGACCGTTTCGTGCTCTCAAAGGGACACGTAGCACCGGGACTTTACTCTACACTCGCAGAGAAAGGATATTTTCCAAAGGAGGATTTAAAGACACTCCGTCATACAGGCTCATATCTGCAGGGACATCCTGATATGAAGCACATCCCTGGCATTGATATGTCAAGCGGCTCTCTCGGACAGGGTGTATCTGTCGCAGTAGGAATGGCTGCAGCAGGAAAATATGACAAGAAGGATTACCGTGTATACACACTCACAGGAGATGGCGAGATTCAGGAGGGACAGATCTGGGAGGCAGCCATGTGGGCAGGCCACCGCAAGCTCGACAACCTCGTAGTCATCGTTGACAACAACAACCTCCAGATAGACGGTTCTGTTGAGGATGTATGCTCACCATACCCAATCGACAAGAAGTTTGAGGCATTCAATTTCCACGTAATCAATATCGATGGCAACGATTTTGACCAGATCAGGGCAGCCTTCAAGGAAGCCCGTGAGACAAAGGGCATGCCTACAGCCATTATCGCAAAGACTGTAAAGGGCAAGGGCGTATCCTTCATGGAAAATGCCGCAGGATGGCATGGAAAGGCTCCAAATGACGAGGAGTATGAAATTGCAATGGCAGACTTAGAAAAGGCAGGTGAAGCATTATGTCAGAAGTAA